A region from the Algoriphagus machipongonensis genome encodes:
- a CDS encoding DUF4153 domain-containing protein, protein MKNDILNHLDDPAFLEQLYRKNKTDFKDSFSKLYPEIQGNKAAEFWQERLNYESSSISWGSKNELLYVFIGCFIAGLIAKSPDIFSISADYFFSRNFGFIVFPILTAYFVWKNKTPRNVTSIFFGLLGLSFVYINSLPDTSESDTLILACIHLPLILWMILGSVFQEQSKFKISAPLEYLRFNGDAAVMMAVLALAGGVLTGITFGLFSLIGIDLEPFFESYILLFGLPAIPILATFLTQTNPQLVNKVSPIIAKLFSPVVLIMLTVYLIAIFYTGKDPYNDREFLLTFNIMLIGVMAIIFFSVAENTGSKKISFDIWVLFLLSIVTIIVNGVALSAIIFRISEWGLTPNRLAVLGANILILIHLLLVTYRLYSSVSKRKQLSEVGKSIVSYIPIYFIWILIVVFIFPVAFGFK, encoded by the coding sequence ATGAAAAACGACATTCTTAATCATTTAGATGATCCAGCATTTTTGGAACAGCTATATCGCAAAAACAAAACAGATTTTAAAGATTCGTTCTCCAAACTCTACCCAGAAATTCAAGGAAACAAAGCAGCTGAATTTTGGCAAGAAAGACTGAATTATGAATCAAGCTCCATTTCCTGGGGATCAAAAAATGAACTTCTGTATGTATTCATCGGGTGTTTCATTGCAGGATTAATTGCCAAATCGCCTGATATATTTTCTATTTCAGCGGACTACTTCTTTTCCAGGAATTTTGGATTCATCGTCTTCCCTATTTTGACAGCATATTTTGTCTGGAAAAACAAAACCCCAAGAAATGTCACCAGTATTTTCTTTGGACTTTTGGGACTTTCTTTTGTTTACATCAATTCTCTACCTGATACTTCCGAAAGCGACACCTTAATTTTAGCATGCATCCATTTACCATTGATTCTTTGGATGATTTTGGGATCCGTTTTTCAAGAGCAATCGAAATTCAAAATTTCGGCACCTTTGGAATACCTACGATTCAATGGTGATGCGGCTGTGATGATGGCTGTTTTAGCTTTAGCGGGAGGAGTGTTAACTGGAATTACTTTTGGTTTATTCTCCCTGATCGGCATAGATTTAGAACCATTCTTCGAAAGCTATATCCTTTTATTTGGCCTTCCCGCAATCCCTATTCTTGCAACTTTTTTAACCCAGACCAATCCTCAGTTAGTTAACAAAGTATCTCCTATCATAGCCAAACTCTTCAGTCCTGTGGTTTTGATCATGTTGACTGTGTATTTGATCGCAATTTTCTACACAGGCAAAGACCCTTACAATGACAGGGAATTCTTATTAACCTTTAATATCATGTTGATCGGTGTGATGGCCATTATCTTTTTCTCCGTAGCTGAAAACACGGGATCAAAAAAGATCAGCTTTGACATATGGGTTCTGTTTTTATTGTCCATCGTCACCATTATCGTAAATGGGGTGGCTCTTTCTGCTATCATTTTCAGAATTTCTGAATGGGGGCTTACTCCAAACAGATTGGCAGTATTAGGAGCAAATATTCTCATTTTGATTCATTTGCTCTTGGTGACATACCGATTGTATAGCAGTGTTTCAAAAAGAAAGCAACTTAGTGAAGTAGGGAAGTCAATCGTGAGTTATATCCCTATTTACTTTATTTGGATTTTGATTGTTGTGTTCATTTTCCCAGTAGCATTTGGCTTCAAATAA
- a CDS encoding LytR/AlgR family response regulator transcription factor: protein MNCLIVDDEPIAQDILKEYIDKIDYLNLIDCCSNANEAFNLIQKEQIELVFLDINMPGIDGIAFAKIIPKEVKVIFTTAYREYAIEGFDLAAFDYLLKPIPFDRFLKAVSRVHKVVENNEGTSIQDKPDFLFVRQDRKMEKVAFDEILYVESYSDYLKIHLKDRFLIVRESISKFESKLPQANFIRFHRSYIGNIAAISSYTHEYLEIGQKTLTISRSYKEEVLKRLQHFE, encoded by the coding sequence ATGAATTGCCTTATCGTTGACGACGAACCTATAGCCCAGGATATCCTCAAGGAATATATTGACAAAATCGATTATTTAAATCTGATTGACTGTTGCTCAAATGCTAACGAGGCCTTTAACCTAATTCAAAAGGAGCAGATAGAACTCGTATTTTTAGACATCAATATGCCGGGAATTGACGGGATAGCGTTTGCCAAAATCATCCCAAAAGAAGTCAAAGTAATATTTACAACAGCCTACCGAGAATATGCCATTGAGGGTTTTGATCTGGCAGCCTTTGATTATTTATTAAAACCAATCCCATTTGATCGATTTTTAAAAGCTGTGTCCCGAGTACATAAGGTCGTAGAAAATAACGAAGGCACTTCCATTCAGGATAAGCCTGATTTTCTTTTTGTAAGACAAGATCGGAAAATGGAAAAAGTCGCTTTTGATGAAATCTTGTATGTGGAGAGTTATTCTGATTACTTAAAAATCCACTTAAAAGATCGTTTTTTGATAGTTAGAGAAAGTATCTCAAAATTTGAGTCCAAACTTCCCCAGGCCAATTTCATTAGGTTTCATCGCTCGTATATTGGAAACATAGCTGCTATTTCTTCCTACACTCACGAATATCTGGAAATAGGCCAAAAGACACTTACCATCAGCAGGTCCTATAAAGAAGAGGTCTTAAAAAGACTTCAACACTTTGAATAA
- a CDS encoding winged helix-turn-helix domain-containing protein produces the protein MKGNYDKAFENVVRLRVMSILMVNEEYDFNSFKDILEVTDGNLASHLKNLEKQEYIAVNKSFVGRKPLTNYTATKIGKKAFQEHLEFLENLIKENKN, from the coding sequence GTGAAGGGGAATTACGATAAAGCATTTGAAAATGTGGTCCGACTTCGGGTCATGTCCATCCTGATGGTCAATGAGGAATATGATTTTAATTCCTTTAAAGATATCCTGGAAGTGACTGACGGAAACTTAGCTTCGCATTTAAAAAATCTTGAAAAACAAGAGTACATAGCAGTGAATAAAAGCTTCGTGGGTAGAAAACCATTAACAAATTACACGGCTACAAAAATTGGCAAAAAGGCATTTCAAGAACACCTGGAATTCCTAGAAAATTTGATCAAAGAAAATAAAAACTAA
- a CDS encoding sensor histidine kinase, translated as MKKGLFYTLIQKLAKELALCLGSLLFFTFYFGITISNLGPSMTFGLFLLPITIALIHVFSFFLIPEYLFKQRYLWFGIYTLYTIIISIFLITLSSFYGFIFINSLETFNSDFLLTKNLYLIIIGVYMLVLLTSLFSAYRESYKMHLRNQDLQFALLNGELQLKQEELSYLKMQIHPHFLFNTLNTIYGSAIAKKQETPELILKLSNLLDYILYQTKKSLVPLQDEIEHLQDYLALEKLRHGSSLKIHTSLPENRKDIKIAPMLFLPLLENSFKHGKTNLGNAFVDLRIEVKGDLISFSLKNSKAEKAANSNIQSSGIGLQNIKKRLILLYPNTHSFQIEDEEEFFLVKLEIQTKTA; from the coding sequence ATGAAAAAAGGGCTTTTCTATACACTTATCCAAAAACTCGCAAAGGAGCTTGCGCTCTGTTTGGGATCCCTCCTTTTCTTTACTTTTTACTTTGGAATCACCATTTCAAACCTAGGTCCTTCTATGACGTTTGGTTTGTTTTTACTGCCCATCACAATTGCTTTGATACACGTCTTTAGCTTTTTTTTGATCCCAGAGTACTTATTTAAACAGCGATATTTATGGTTTGGAATCTACACTCTTTACACCATCATCATATCCATTTTCTTGATTACTTTATCTTCTTTTTACGGTTTCATTTTCATTAATTCTTTGGAGACATTTAATAGTGACTTTTTGCTCACCAAAAATCTCTATCTGATCATCATAGGAGTTTACATGTTGGTTTTATTAACCTCCCTCTTCTCGGCTTACCGAGAAAGTTACAAGATGCATCTGCGCAATCAAGACCTTCAGTTTGCTTTGCTAAATGGGGAATTACAACTCAAGCAAGAGGAACTTTCTTACCTCAAAATGCAAATTCATCCTCATTTTCTTTTCAATACTCTCAACACCATTTATGGCTCGGCTATCGCCAAAAAACAAGAAACTCCCGAACTGATATTAAAGCTTTCTAATTTACTGGATTACATCTTGTATCAAACCAAAAAATCTTTGGTACCACTACAAGATGAAATCGAGCATTTACAAGATTATTTAGCTTTGGAAAAACTCCGTCATGGCAGCAGTCTAAAAATTCATACCTCCTTGCCGGAAAATCGAAAAGATATTAAAATTGCTCCCATGCTTTTTCTACCCTTATTGGAAAATAGCTTTAAGCATGGAAAAACAAACCTTGGGAACGCTTTTGTAGATCTTCGAATAGAAGTGAAGGGAGATCTAATTTCATTTTCTCTTAAAAACTCAAAAGCTGAGAAAGCTGCTAATTCAAATATCCAATCTTCTGGAATTGGCTTACAAAATATTAAAAAGAGACTCATACTCCTTTACCCTAATACTCATTCATTCCAGATTGAAGATGAAGAGGAGTTTTTCTTAGTGAAACTTGAGATCCAAACTAAAACCGCATGA
- a CDS encoding nuclear transport factor 2 family protein — MKINVLILVVLALVISCNPKVEETSGNASQSAQSQELNYDEETTQQVVDHHFKAFVENDLGEVMADYTEESILITPDRTYRGLAEIRENFVNAYAALPKDSTNVTLIKNLSVKDVGYIIWEAEAPSLSFKDCSDSFIVHDGKIIRQTFMGVITPK, encoded by the coding sequence ATGAAAATCAATGTTTTAATCCTTGTAGTATTAGCTCTGGTAATTTCCTGTAATCCAAAAGTTGAGGAAACATCAGGAAATGCATCTCAAAGCGCACAAAGCCAAGAGTTGAATTATGATGAAGAAACTACCCAGCAGGTAGTCGACCATCACTTCAAGGCTTTCGTGGAGAATGACCTTGGGGAAGTGATGGCCGATTATACTGAAGAATCAATTCTGATTACACCTGATAGGACTTACCGAGGGCTAGCAGAAATCCGAGAAAATTTCGTAAATGCTTATGCCGCATTGCCTAAGGATTCTACGAATGTCACACTGATCAAAAACCTATCTGTAAAAGATGTGGGATACATCATTTGGGAAGCGGAAGCACCCAGCCTAAGTTTTAAAGATTGCTCGGATTCATTTATTGTTCATGATGGAAAGATAATTCGTCAGACCTTTATGGGGGTGATAACTCCTAAATGA
- a CDS encoding cation:proton antiporter, with amino-acid sequence MSIFTIITILIILSAAFAFINTKFLKLPFTIGLMIIAIAFTAGITIIGSFNHYVLDEAKLLIESIDFETALLDVMLSFLLFAGALHTKLDALKRQKAPIAAFATMGVVISTFLVGTIMYGVFILFNHEINYIYCLLFGALISPTDPIAVLGILKDANAPKKLEIKIVGESLFNDGVGVVVFLVIFKIAQQGIGAIEPLDVGILFLEEVVGGIALGLIAGWLAFRVMKVIDHYETEVIITLALVMGISSLAHILHVSGPLAVVVAGILIGNMSPKIAWSDNTHNYVEKFWELIDVLLNAVLFVLIGLEIFVITISWEYLILGLLAIPAALIARYIALSGPIAIFDKRLDFIPKTNLIMTWGGIRGGISIALALSLEPQMERELFLTVTYVVVIFSIIAQGLTIGPLVKKVLSNKNLN; translated from the coding sequence ATGAGCATTTTTACAATCATTACGATATTAATTATCCTTTCTGCAGCCTTTGCATTTATCAATACTAAATTCTTAAAACTACCCTTCACGATAGGGTTAATGATCATAGCAATTGCTTTTACTGCGGGGATCACTATTATCGGCAGCTTCAATCACTATGTACTGGATGAAGCCAAGTTATTAATTGAGTCCATTGATTTTGAAACAGCACTGCTTGATGTCATGCTAAGTTTCTTGCTTTTTGCTGGAGCTTTACACACCAAACTGGATGCATTGAAAAGGCAAAAAGCACCTATAGCTGCCTTTGCCACCATGGGAGTAGTCATTTCTACTTTTCTTGTGGGCACGATCATGTATGGAGTATTTATACTATTCAATCATGAAATAAATTATATCTATTGTCTATTATTTGGCGCACTCATTTCACCAACTGATCCTATTGCAGTATTAGGAATCCTGAAAGATGCCAATGCTCCCAAAAAACTGGAAATAAAAATCGTCGGAGAATCCCTCTTCAATGATGGCGTGGGAGTAGTTGTCTTTCTGGTTATTTTTAAAATTGCCCAGCAGGGAATAGGAGCTATAGAACCCTTGGACGTCGGTATTTTATTCCTGGAAGAAGTCGTGGGGGGAATCGCTTTAGGTTTGATTGCAGGTTGGTTGGCTTTTAGGGTAATGAAAGTGATTGACCATTATGAAACTGAGGTTATCATCACTTTGGCTTTGGTTATGGGTATTTCTTCCTTGGCACATATTCTACATGTTTCAGGGCCTCTTGCAGTGGTTGTTGCAGGAATTTTAATAGGAAATATGTCTCCAAAAATAGCTTGGTCAGACAATACTCATAATTATGTGGAAAAATTTTGGGAGTTAATAGATGTCCTTCTTAATGCTGTACTATTCGTCCTAATTGGTTTGGAAATCTTTGTCATCACCATCAGTTGGGAATACCTGATCTTAGGTTTACTGGCAATTCCAGCAGCCTTGATTGCTCGATATATAGCACTTTCCGGGCCGATTGCTATTTTCGACAAACGATTAGATTTTATCCCCAAAACCAATCTCATCATGACCTGGGGTGGAATTCGAGGCGGTATTTCTATTGCCTTGGCCTTATCCTTAGAACCCCAAATGGAGCGCGAGCTATTTCTTACCGTTACCTATGTCGTCGTAATCTTTTCAATCATTGCCCAAGGCCTTACTATAGGCCCATTGGTGAAAAAGGTACTCTCAAATAAAAACCTCAATTAA
- a CDS encoding alpha/beta hydrolase-fold protein, producing the protein MISYIHQKTFLCLAILLSIVGEAKAQYLSQIGIKDSVYSEILNETREIYVQFPEGFDPASDKKYPVIYILDGENLLPALSITQGFYSGGFVPDMILIGISNHQNRTRDLTPSKVEPSWEPNGGADTFLKFIENELIPYIESKYPASNFRTLIGHSYGGLFTINTLLHKPDIFANYLAIDPSLDWDDQLMLREAKEIVSKEKFKGKSLFISLSGQLHMQNPEMTLENVVQDDSEFTLFARSNIAFSEFIRSNAGIGLDFDWEFYPKDLHGTVPLPSLRDGLMSLFEWFQMEKVELFNIPETTAEELLELMNYRAKKLEDHLGYSEPPLPEDLINMSGYMSMDMGQMEKAKMFFEQGIRYFPKSANMYDSMADYFESNNELDVALGYVKKAYSISGSDYHKNRMEELMQKLN; encoded by the coding sequence ATGATATCTTATATACATCAAAAAACATTTCTTTGCCTTGCTATCCTCTTGAGCATTGTTGGCGAAGCTAAGGCACAATATTTATCCCAAATTGGCATAAAAGACTCCGTTTATTCTGAAATTTTGAATGAGACTAGAGAAATTTATGTACAGTTCCCCGAGGGTTTTGATCCTGCGAGCGACAAGAAATATCCCGTAATTTATATTTTAGACGGAGAGAATTTATTGCCTGCCCTGAGCATTACTCAGGGGTTTTATTCAGGAGGTTTTGTTCCTGATATGATTCTAATTGGGATTTCGAATCATCAGAACAGAACCAGAGATTTAACTCCATCTAAAGTAGAACCCAGTTGGGAACCCAATGGCGGAGCAGATACATTTTTGAAATTTATCGAAAATGAGCTGATTCCATATATTGAATCAAAGTACCCAGCATCCAATTTCAGGACGTTGATTGGGCATTCCTATGGAGGATTGTTTACTATAAATACACTACTACACAAGCCGGATATATTTGCGAATTACCTGGCTATTGATCCAAGTTTGGATTGGGATGATCAATTAATGTTGAGGGAGGCTAAAGAAATTGTGTCCAAAGAGAAATTTAAAGGCAAGTCACTTTTTATTTCTCTCAGTGGCCAACTACACATGCAAAATCCTGAAATGACTCTTGAGAATGTTGTTCAAGATGATTCCGAATTCACTCTTTTTGCTCGAAGTAATATCGCTTTTTCAGAATTCATCCGATCAAATGCAGGAATTGGGTTGGACTTTGATTGGGAATTCTATCCAAAGGATTTGCATGGGACTGTTCCTCTTCCTTCCCTTCGAGACGGCCTAATGTCATTATTCGAATGGTTTCAAATGGAAAAAGTCGAACTTTTCAATATCCCAGAAACCACTGCTGAAGAGCTGCTGGAATTAATGAATTATAGAGCCAAAAAGTTAGAAGATCATTTAGGGTATTCTGAACCGCCTCTTCCTGAGGATTTGATCAATATGTCAGGGTACATGAGTATGGATATGGGGCAAATGGAGAAAGCAAAAATGTTCTTTGAGCAAGGAATCCGCTATTTCCCAAAAAGTGCCAATATGTACGATTCCATGGCGGATTATTTTGAGTCAAACAATGAACTGGATGTAGCTTTGGGGTATGTTAAAAAAGCATATTCCATAAGTGGGAGTGATTATCATAAAAATAGAATGGAAGAGCTGATGCAAAAGCTTAATTAA
- a CDS encoding serine hydrolase domain-containing protein gives MKNKRTLYFGISTLLILASCGAPNQEEKQSSENVQHSFSEDYKAPAFTDDQRAEKIKSIKDELKLMMEEYAEENHIPGIAYGIVVDEDLILSNAVGLMDIENQLPAKTSTDFRIASMTKSFTAMAIMKLRDEGKLSLNDPVADYIPDMANVTYLTQDASTIDIENLLTMTAGFPEDNPWGDRQLEESNQMLLDMIKEGILFSNAPSMEFEYSNTGYAMLGYIVSQVSGKPYQEYIKEEILLPLNMKNTYWEVDNVPSGQLAIGYRWEDETWKLEPMLHDGSFGSMGGLITTIEDFSKYVSFHLSAWPPRNGDEKGPIKRSSLREMQTPQFPRLNPNARNYKDEPSPVVSGYGFGLGIYTNGDDMKWISHGGALPGFGSNYVFYPEYGVGIMAFCNLTYTTPWPLQKIQQLLFEKLDLQKRELPVSSILKARKMEVQESFLLGENGLKEDIFSENFFLDKSREHRVKEIKDALDAVGEIKSISDLSPQNQLRGTFRLHGEEKDIIIYFTLSPEIDARIQQLLFAVVDK, from the coding sequence ATGAAAAATAAGAGAACACTTTATTTTGGCATTAGCACCCTACTGATTCTCGCTTCTTGCGGAGCTCCTAATCAAGAGGAAAAGCAGTCGAGTGAAAATGTCCAGCATAGCTTTTCGGAGGATTACAAAGCACCGGCCTTTACCGATGATCAAAGAGCAGAAAAAATCAAAAGTATTAAGGATGAATTAAAGTTGATGATGGAGGAGTATGCGGAGGAAAATCATATTCCAGGCATCGCTTACGGAATTGTTGTTGATGAGGATTTGATTTTATCCAATGCAGTAGGTTTAATGGATATAGAAAACCAACTTCCTGCTAAAACAAGTACAGATTTCAGGATAGCATCCATGACCAAGAGCTTTACGGCAATGGCAATCATGAAGCTCAGAGATGAGGGAAAGCTTTCTTTAAATGATCCCGTGGCAGATTACATTCCTGATATGGCGAATGTCACTTATTTAACTCAGGATGCTTCGACCATAGACATAGAAAACTTACTAACAATGACCGCTGGATTTCCAGAAGATAATCCTTGGGGAGACAGGCAGTTGGAGGAAAGCAATCAGATGCTTTTGGATATGATCAAAGAAGGAATTTTATTTTCCAATGCACCTTCTATGGAATTTGAATATAGTAATACAGGCTACGCTATGCTAGGTTATATTGTATCTCAAGTTTCTGGAAAACCTTATCAGGAATACATTAAAGAAGAAATACTCCTTCCTCTAAACATGAAAAACACCTATTGGGAAGTGGACAATGTACCTTCTGGGCAATTGGCGATTGGTTACCGTTGGGAGGATGAAACATGGAAATTAGAACCCATGTTGCATGATGGTTCATTTGGCTCCATGGGAGGATTGATTACGACCATTGAAGACTTTAGCAAGTATGTTAGTTTCCATTTATCAGCTTGGCCTCCAAGAAATGGGGATGAAAAAGGCCCTATTAAAAGAAGCTCTTTAAGAGAAATGCAAACCCCACAATTTCCAAGACTCAATCCTAATGCAAGAAACTACAAAGATGAGCCTAGTCCAGTAGTTTCAGGTTATGGTTTTGGCTTAGGCATTTATACCAATGGTGATGACATGAAATGGATTTCACATGGAGGAGCTCTTCCAGGTTTTGGTAGTAATTATGTCTTTTATCCAGAGTACGGCGTTGGCATCATGGCTTTTTGCAACTTGACTTATACCACTCCTTGGCCTCTCCAAAAAATTCAGCAATTACTTTTTGAAAAATTAGATCTTCAAAAGAGAGAATTACCCGTTTCTTCCATCTTAAAAGCTAGAAAAATGGAAGTTCAAGAATCCTTTCTTCTAGGAGAAAATGGATTGAAAGAAGATATCTTTTCTGAAAACTTTTTCCTTGATAAAAGCCGGGAACATCGTGTGAAGGAAATAAAAGATGCTTTGGATGCTGTTGGTGAAATTAAGTCTATTTCGGATTTAAGCCCTCAAAACCAATTAAGAGGCACTTTCCGTCTACATGGAGAGGAAAAAGATATTATCATTTATTTTACACTGAGTCCAGAAATAGACGCAAGAATTCAGCAATTACTATTTGCGGTAGTAGATAAGTAA
- a CDS encoding DoxX family protein, which produces MTASSFSKKLEDYYFSIKQNRWHWIFQLVCRILLAYAFIVAGMVKILGERFASGLSVIHPMGSYLEALHHTGYYYTFIGVAQVLAAILLLIPRTVLTGALLYLPIIVNIWVLSFAVRFVGSFITSPLMVLANLYILAWHYDKLKYILPFNSYSKEVSFAKPEKYSLKFPYLFALGVFATMFFFVWFSRFGLDVMPQNSVESCRKQFIGTENEAEGFEFCECVHTIGNPLDQCLERYEQLTEQ; this is translated from the coding sequence ATGACAGCTTCAAGCTTTTCCAAAAAATTAGAAGACTACTACTTCAGCATCAAACAAAACAGATGGCACTGGATCTTTCAGCTTGTTTGTAGAATCCTCCTTGCTTATGCATTCATCGTGGCCGGCATGGTAAAGATACTTGGAGAACGATTTGCCAGTGGTTTATCTGTGATTCACCCCATGGGTTCCTACCTAGAGGCTTTACACCACACCGGCTACTATTATACCTTTATTGGAGTTGCTCAAGTACTCGCTGCGATCTTGTTGCTTATACCTCGCACGGTGCTAACGGGCGCTTTACTTTACCTTCCCATCATTGTAAACATTTGGGTTTTATCCTTTGCAGTACGCTTTGTAGGCTCATTTATCACATCCCCATTGATGGTTTTGGCAAACCTATACATTCTTGCCTGGCATTACGACAAGCTGAAATATATCCTACCATTCAATAGTTATTCAAAGGAGGTAAGCTTTGCAAAACCCGAAAAATACAGCTTAAAATTCCCCTATCTTTTTGCTTTGGGAGTTTTTGCAACCATGTTTTTCTTCGTCTGGTTTTCCCGTTTTGGTCTTGATGTGATGCCTCAGAACTCGGTAGAATCCTGTAGAAAACAGTTTATTGGTACAGAGAATGAAGCAGAAGGATTTGAATTCTGTGAATGTGTACACACCATTGGCAACCCTCTGGATCAGTGCCTAGAACGATACGAACAGTTAACCGAACAATGA